The Candidatus Defluviibacterium haderslevense DNA window TTCCTGGGTGTGGAAATAGTATCAATTGCAATGTATATATTGGCAGGTGCAGATAGACGAAAATTGAGTTCAAATGAAGCTTCTCTTAAATATTTTATAATGGGAGCTTTTGGTAGTGCTATTTTATTGTTTGGTATTGCTTTGTTTTATGTATCGACAGGAACGATGAATTTAGATAAACTCACCAATATTAACTTTTCATCTTTATCCCAATTGAGTGTTCTCATTATTTTTTGTGGATTGGCATTTAAAGTTGCTTTAGTTCCGTTTCATTTTTGGGCTCCAGATGTTTATGAAGGTACCCCAACCATCTACACAGGAATTATGGCTACTATTGTTAAAATTGGCGCCTTTGGAGCTTTGTATCAATTTATAACTTTGGGAAGTGGATTTATACCATCATGGATGTTTTGGTTAATTAGCTTAATTGCCTTGGCTTCGATGTTATTAGGAAATATTATGGCCCTTGGTCAAACAAGCATGAAACGACTACTCGCATATTCCAGTATTGTTCAAGCCGGATTTATTGTTATTGGATTTATTAATATTACGCCTCAAAATGCATGGCAAGTAATTTATTATTTAGTGGCTTATACTTTAGCATCCTTGGTCTGTTTCTTTTCAATTCATTTTATTGAAGAGCAAAAAGGAACTGATCAAATAAGTGCTGCAGAGAATTTATATTCGGAAAATCCTTTTTTGGCCATTGTTTTTAGTATAGCTTTAATTTCCCTTGGGGGTATTCCATTAACAGCAGGTTTTATGGCGAAATTTTTTATATTGAACAACGCAGCATATAACAATTCCATTACGTTAGTGGTAATAGCATTAGTTTTAGCGGTGGTATCCATGTATTATTATTTTAGATTGATCAATATGATGTTTACCAACAAAATCAATGCTATTAATTGGAATATAGGATGGATGTATCAATTTTTGTTTGTAATCTTATCAGTTTTGACAATTGCATTCGGGACCATGCCAACGTTATTAGTGGATTGGCTAAAATAACTCAATGGACAAGTCAGCAACTTAACTTAATCTCATGATTCTTATGCAGATTCGACTTGGAGTACTTCTTTTTTTTTACTTTTGTTTAATAGCATGCAAATCTGATCAACAAAAAATTCTGAGTACTCATTTTTCCAATGATTATGACACGCTGGAAGTTTTGAATCATCGTATTTTTGAGCATTCAAATTCGGATTCACTTTATATAGATAGAGCAAAATTTTATTTTGAAAACGAAAAATTTGATTCTGCCATTGTCGATATTAAACAGGCAATATATTTAAACCCAAAACAAGCGAATTATTACTTCTATTTATCAGATGCCTATTTGATGGCATATGATTCTAAAAAAGCATTGGCTATTTTAGATACAGCCATCGTTGAATTTCCAGAATATATTCCAGTTTTTTTAAAGAAAGCCAAACTTCAGCTTATTTTGAAATCGCATATGAATGCTATTGCAACTTTGGACAGAGTTTTTATTTTAGATCCACAGAATGCTGACGGGTACTACTTAGCAGGTCATATATTATCTGAAATGGGAGATACTGGTCGTGCTATAAATAGTTACCAAAAAGCGGTAGATTTGAATCCGGATTTAAGAGAAGCATGGATTCAATTGGGAGATGTTATGACTTCTTTAAATAATCCACTTGCCTTAAGATATTATGAAAATGCAATTCGATTGGATACTTCGGATATTGAAACCTTGCATAACCGGGCATATGCGTTGCAGAAATTTGGAAAATTAAACGAAGCGATATTTGAATATAAATCAAATATTAGCCATTTTCCGAATTATGAATTAAGCTATTATAATTTGGCATTATTATATTCAAAATCTGATTCTAATGACCTCGCAATTACATACTTTACCGATGCGATTAAATTAAATGATCAAGAAGCCAGTTCCTATTATCATAGGGGTAGGTGTTATGAAAAATTATTGAAAAAAACTGAAGCTTTAGTGGACTATAGGAAAGCTATTGAATTAGATCAAAATTATACTGAAGCCAAAAAAAGTTTGAGTCGATTGGAAAAACAGAATAATTGAATACTTATTAATCTGATTTGTGATTGAAAAATTCAATTAATTTTTGTGCCATACTTGCACCAACAATCGCAGTTATATCTTCCATTGTACTTGTTTTGATATTTGATACGCTACCAAAATGGCTTAGTAATTTTTTAGTTGATTTAGTACCAATTCCCTTTATTTGATCAAGTTCAGAAGTAATCATTGATTTCGATCTTTTTAAGCGATGAAATGTAATTCCAAATCTATGGGCTTCATTTCTAAGTTGTTGAATAAGTTTTAGAGATTCGGATTTTTTATTTATATGTAAGGGAACTGGATCATCAGGAAAATAAATTTCTTCAAGTTTTTTTGCTATTCCTATAACTGTAAATTGATTTCTTAATTGGAGTTCATCTATGGCTTTCATGGCTGAAGATAATTGACCTTTGCCGCCATCGATAATGATTAACTGTGGAAAGGTTTGTCCTTCATCTTTTAATCTTTTATATCTTCTGTAAATAACTTCTTCCATAGACGCAAAGTCGTTTGGTCCAACAACCGTTTTAATATTATAATGCCGATAATCCTTCTTGGATGGTTTGGCATTTTTGAATACTACACAAGCAGAAACTGGATTTGTACCTTGTATATTAGAATTATCAAAACACTCAATATGCAATGGAATGCTAGTCATACTTAATTCTGTTTTAAGTGTTGTAAGAATTCGTTCTGCAGGAGATTGTTTTGCAGTTTTATTCATTGCCTCACGTTTTTTCTGCATTAAAAAATACTGTGCATTTTTTTGTGAAAGATCTAATAGTTTTTTCTTGTCTCCACGTAATGGTACTGTAATGCTTACCTGATTTTCTATGGTTTCAACTTGCATTGGAACAATAATTTCGGGAGCTATACTATTGAATTGTTCCCGTATTTTTTGAATGGCTAGAGTTAAAATTTTGGCAAGATCATCATCAAGATTTTTTGTTGCTTCAATGGTAATGGTTTGATTAATGGCGCCTTGAATAACTTTCATAAAGTTTATATAAACGGTTTCATCATCACTTGCAACCGAAAAGACATCTACGTCCTGTATGGTATGACTTACTACTGTAGATTTACTCTGATAATCTTCAAAAGCTGATAATTTTAATTTCCATAATTGAGCCTTTTCAAAATCAAGAGTCTCAGCATATTTATTCATCTGAAATTTGATGAATTCCTTTACGGGTTTAAAATGCCCTTTTAAAATATTTTTTATTTGAAAAATGCGCTCATTATATTGAATTTCAGATTCGAAATGTTCACATGGTCCCATGCAGTTTTTAATATGATATTCTAAACATACTTTATATTTATTTTTTGCAATTAGATTGGGATTTAAATTTAATGCGCATGATCTTAATGGAAATAAACCTTTAATCAATTCCAAAATAACTTCAGTTCTAAATTTAGATGTGTAAGGCCCAAAATAGACACTACCATCTTTAATTATTTTTCTTGTGAATAGGACTCTAGGAAATGGTTCATTTTTTATACAAATGTAACTGTATGTCTTACCATCCTTCAACATAACATTGTATCGAGGTTGGTTCTTTTTTATTAATGTGGCCTCGAGAAGTAGTGCATCATGTTCTGTTTCGACTATTGTAAATTCAATTTTATGTGCTGATTTTGTTAAGGCTTTTGTTTTGCCGGTTATGTATTTTTTATCTCCAAAATAAGAGTTTAACCTGTTTTTTAAATTCTTTGCTTTTCCAACGTATAATATCACACCTTTAGAATCCAGAAATCTATAAACACCAGGTTCAGTTGTTATTCCAGTTGCAAAGAGTTTGAATTCTTCATAAGTCATTGTATACCAATTTTAAAAAAAATGTAAGCGCTAGTCTTTTGGAAAAGGTATAGAATTGGAATTCACTATATTCCAATTTTTGTAAGCAAAAAGTCTTTTATTTTTTAACAGTAATTTTTCTATTTTTGCAATCAATTTATATTTCCATTTTTCATGTTTCATTAATTCGCGGTTAAGTTTGAATTTATTATTGTAGTGTAATTCTGAATTCCAGTTCATTTTTCCAATAAACGAAAACATTACTTTAGGGTGTGTTTCTTGAAAAATATCTAGTTTTGATAAATCTCCATAATTAAAGTGCGCTGACTTTTGTTCATATATTTTATCAATAGATAATGGATCATGATACATTTTGTCCATTACCTTAGATTTGATTTGCATATGTTTCGGAGGTCTTACCCAACCATAATGATAGATATCTGCTGGAATTTCAATGACATTTAATTTTTTAGTGTTATCTTTAATTAAATAATTATTACCAATGAATGGTGTGATTCGTTTAAAAGACTGGGCATCACCCCATGAATGAATATCAGAATGATTTCGCACGATTCTGATTTCTTTGTCATACCAACCTTTATTATTTAAGTAATGATTATAATCTCCAAAAAAGTGTTTATATCTAAACAAAAATCCATCGATTCGTAGATCTAATAAATAGAATTTGCAATATTTAATTATGATTTCCAAATATTTTTCATGGATCACTTCATCCGATTGTAGATAGAGCAGCCAATCACCTGAACACTGCGATTTAGCCAAATCAGTTTGGTGCGCATATTCACTGCCACTGGGATACATAATGGGATTCCAAATCGTATGAATAACCTTGATTTTAGGACTTTCTATAGATTGAATTAAATTTAAGGTCTGATCATCCGGATCACAATCCCCTAAGGCTATAACAAATTCATCTACAATTTCTAATACCGATAGAATTGATTCTTTAACCGGATAATATAATTTATCCGTATTTTTCATGAACGTGAATCCACTGAGTTTCATTTTATGAGATGCTTTGCTGTTATTGTTTCGCGAACATCCACTTCATAATTTCTTTTATAGTTGCTTTTTTACCGTACATAAGAATTCCGGTTCTGAATATTCTACCTGCTATAAATACAACAAAATAGGCAAATAAAATCAGTGTTAAAAGTGATAATCCAATTTGCCATAAAGGTGGATCAAAAGGAATTAATGCTGGCATAACAATGGGTGAAAACAATGGAAAAATACTTGCGAATAAAGCCAATGCACTATCTGGTTCTCTAATGGCTTGAAACATAATGTAAATAGCAAGAATGATTGGAATGGTTATGAGTATGGTTAAGGACTGAGAATCATTTATATCATCCCCAACAGCCGCACCAATTGCTGCAAATAATGCTGCATAAACAAAATAGCCACCTAAGAAATAGAGAACAAAAATGAAAATTATTTTTAACCAATTTAGGTTACCAATTTCATGTATTATCATTGACATTTCTTCAGCCTGATTTAGATTGTTGTTTGGTAAGGTATCTGCAGCAGCCTTGATTTCCTCAGGATTAAATCCTGCTATATGAATACCGACAATAAATATGATGGGTATCATAATCGTCCATATCGCCAATTGAGTAAGACCAACTAGTCCTACACCAATGATTTTTCCAAGCATTAATTCTGTAGGTTTAACAGATGAAATAATGACTTCAACGATACGGTTTATTTTTTCTTCAGTAACTGAGCGCATTACCATTGCACCATATAAAAAGATAATAAAAAAAATGATATAACCCATTGCACCGCCAATTACAGTTGCAATTTTACTTGTATATGATGATTTATCACTGACATCAGGTGATATAGGTTCAGGATCTATGGTAATCTCCGTTTCTAATTTGTCAAGTTCAGAATTATTTAAATTAAGAATTTTAATTTTATGATTTCTCATGCCTGTCGCAAGATATTTATTTAGGCGAGATTCCATCTCAATATCTAAAGGTTTATCTGAATAGTAATATGCAGTATAGTTTTTAACGTCAGCACCTGCGAATCTGGGCAATACAAGTATGGCATCCAATTCGTTTCTTTGAAATTTTGCTTTTAATGAATCAAGAGGTTCATTGGAAGTACTAAACTCAAATCGTTTAGTATTTGTAGGAAGTGTTAATTCAACCGTACTTTGATCTGATACCACAACACGGTAATTTTTTTTACTTTCGTAACTAAAAATTACACCAACTACTACAAAGAACAATAAAAAACCAAGAGGAGTTAGTAGCGTTGTTAAAATAAATTTTTTATTTTTAACTCTAGTCAAATATTCTCGGTTAATAATAAGATTAATTTTATTCATAATTCACTTCATTTACTGTACGAATAAAGATATCGTTGAAAGTGGGAAGTAATTCCCGTAGTGACTTGATTTGTATATTTTGATCTATTAGGTATTTTAAAATATCATTCAATTTTTGATTTTCTTCTAATTGAATTATTATAGATCTGGCTTTATGATTATTTAATTTCAGTGATGTATAAATTGATTCTGGAATTTCTTCATAAGTCATAATTTCATAAATATTCTCTTTAAATCGATTCCGGATATCGTTAACGTGGCCATTTAATACCACTTTTCCTTTATTCATTAACACGATTTCTTCACACATTTCTTCAACTTGTTCCATTCGGTGAGTAGAAAATAATATGCTGGATCCTTCATTTTTAAGTCTAATGATTTCATCTTTTATTAAGTTTGAATTAATGGGATCTAATCCGGAAAAAGGTTCATCAAGAATAATTAATGAAGGTTTATGTACAACCGTAGCGATGAATTGAATTTTTTGAGACATACCCTTGGATAGTTCTTCTATTTTTTTGTTCCACCAGGATTCAATTTCAAATTTTCTCATCCAATAAACGACAGCAGCCTCAGCATCTATTTTTGAAAATCCTTTGAGTCTGCATAAATAAACCAGTTGTTCACCTACTTTCATTTTTTTATATAGACCACGTTCTTCAGGCATATATCCAATCGAAGGATTTTTTATTACAGAAGTATCTAAGCCATTTAATAATACTTGCCCTGAGTCTGCATGGGTGATGCCTGTAATAATTCTGATGAGCGAAGTTTTTCCAGCACCATTTGGACCTAATAAACCAAATATTGATCCACCCGCAACTGAAAAGCTAACATTATCCACTGCTTTTACAGATGAGTATTCTTTATTAATTTTTGTGAGTTGTAATAGATCATTCATATCTTACTTATTCAGACGCTAATATAAGTCCAATAAGTTAATTGAATATGCTTTTTCGACTGAACAGAAAATTTCATAGATTGTGGTATGGAACTATTTCGACGATTTAATTGTTCAAAGGGTGAATTGATTTTTTATTTAATTACATCAACAATCCGCTGTATATGAAAATTTTTTTATTAGCTTTCGTTTTATTTAATTCCAGTATTAATTTGTTAACTTCTCAATCTCAGGAAGTAAATAGACAAATGAGCTTAGGAATTCAAAATGGTATTTCTGTAAGTATACCGAATGCAGATGATAAATTAATAAATAAAATTTGGAAAAAATATACGGATGATTATGGTAAATTGAATAAAAACAAGAAGGCAAAAGAAGTTTTTATTGAGGGTGCTAAGATTAAATCTATTTTTGGGGAATTACCTATGGATTTATATGCTGTAATAGAGGATCAATCCATTATAGTATTTTTTGATATTAAATCAGGATTTTTAGGATCCAAGGACCACCCTAAGGAATTTGCGGAAGCACAAAGGTTTATAACAGAATTTGGGTATGAAGTTCAAAGAGAGCAAGTGCGAAACGAACTCGAAGATGAACAAGACAAATTGAAGCAGTTTGAAAAGAATTTGGATAAGTTAAAGAAGGATAACATATCCTATAATAAAGATATCGAAGACGCTAAAGAAAAGATTAGAAAGGCTGAAGCCAATATAATTACTAATGGACAAGACCAAAAGAAAACAGTATCTGAAATAGAATCTCAATCTAAAATTGTGGATCAAGTAAAAAATAAACTGAACATGATCGGAAAATCAAAGTAATACATATATATAATAAAAATATATAAATATTTACTAACAACAGTTTTTATCAAAAAGCAGTCTTTAATTTAGCCCCAAGCTCGTTTTTAAATCATAATATTATATTACATTTTTTTATAATATTATATATTTATTTAATAAGTGTTTGAAAATGAATCAGCTTTTGACACCATTTATTTATATTAAGATTTATTCTAATATATAGATTACTTGTATTAATTTTACAGTATAGTTATACACAGGTTTTGCACAGATTAATTGAGGTTACTAACATTATCACTAATTTATATATAATATTATATTAATTTGTTACTATGTAGCTTTGTGACGCTTTAAGAATTATGGAAAATCAAACAAAACCTAGCAATAAATCAATGTCTGTCGTGAGTGGGAAACTACCAGTCGACTTTTCAAATCTTGCTTATGAACGGCTCCAACCCCAAGCAATAAACCTTGAAGAAGCAGTATTAGGAGCCGTAATGTTAGATAAAGACGCCATTTCTATTGCAATGGAAATATTACGTCCTGAATCTTTTTATAAATCCGCTCATGCTACCATTTTTAAAGTGATGATTAAGTTATTTGATTTATCACAACCCGTTGATCTATTAACGGTTTCAGAGCAACTTCGCAAAGCTGAAGAGCTAGAAAATGTAGGCGGACTTCCTTATATTCTTGAATTATCTAATAAAGTAACATCATCTGCTAATGTCGAATATTACGCCAGAATAGTTGCTCAAAAATATATACAAAGGGAATTGATCAGAGTCTCTACTTTGATTATTAAAGACTCCTTTGAAGATACCAAGGATGTGTTGGATATGTTGGATCAAGCTGAACAAAACTTATATGAAATTACTGATAAAAACTTGCGTAGAGGCTATGAATCAGTAGGTTCTTTAGCCCGAAAAGCCCAAAAACAACTCGAAACCTTAGCTGGTTCAACAGAAGGTATTACAGGAATCCCATCGGGTTTCCCGGATTTGGACAAATTAACATCCGGATGGCAAAAATCCAACTTGATCATTATTGCTGCCCGACCAGGTATGGGAAAAACGTCATTTACTTTAGCTTTGGCTCGAAATGCTG harbors:
- a CDS encoding NADH-quinone oxidoreductase subunit N — its product is MLSIVILTIVATITLYLGFQKQRGLIIPFGLLGLIFSVFCLVNNVQLWNEWMQGLMSVDSISKTLSIIILVAAIFILPFFNLFNKRGNEEVGDVTGLFLFSLVGIIMMVSYRDMIILFLGVEIVSIAMYILAGADRRKLSSNEASLKYFIMGAFGSAILLFGIALFYVSTGTMNLDKLTNINFSSLSQLSVLIIFCGLAFKVALVPFHFWAPDVYEGTPTIYTGIMATIVKIGAFGALYQFITLGSGFIPSWMFWLISLIALASMLLGNIMALGQTSMKRLLAYSSIVQAGFIVIGFINITPQNAWQVIYYLVAYTLASLVCFFSIHFIEEQKGTDQISAAENLYSENPFLAIVFSIALISLGGIPLTAGFMAKFFILNNAAYNNSITLVVIALVLAVVSMYYYFRLINMMFTNKINAINWNIGWMYQFLFVILSVLTIAFGTMPTLLVDWLK
- a CDS encoding ATP-binding cassette domain-containing protein; protein product: MNDLLQLTKINKEYSSVKAVDNVSFSVAGGSIFGLLGPNGAGKTSLIRIITGITHADSGQVLLNGLDTSVIKNPSIGYMPEERGLYKKMKVGEQLVYLCRLKGFSKIDAEAAVVYWMRKFEIESWWNKKIEELSKGMSQKIQFIATVVHKPSLIILDEPFSGLDPINSNLIKDEIIRLKNEGSSILFSTHRMEQVEEMCEEIVLMNKGKVVLNGHVNDIRNRFKENIYEIMTYEEIPESIYTSLKLNNHKARSIIIQLEENQKLNDILKYLIDQNIQIKSLRELLPTFNDIFIRTVNEVNYE
- a CDS encoding tetratricopeptide repeat protein, with protein sequence MQIRLGVLLFFYFCLIACKSDQQKILSTHFSNDYDTLEVLNHRIFEHSNSDSLYIDRAKFYFENEKFDSAIVDIKQAIYLNPKQANYYFYLSDAYLMAYDSKKALAILDTAIVEFPEYIPVFLKKAKLQLILKSHMNAIATLDRVFILDPQNADGYYLAGHILSEMGDTGRAINSYQKAVDLNPDLREAWIQLGDVMTSLNNPLALRYYENAIRLDTSDIETLHNRAYALQKFGKLNEAIFEYKSNISHFPNYELSYYNLALLYSKSDSNDLAITYFTDAIKLNDQEASSYYHRGRCYEKLLKKTEALVDYRKAIELDQNYTEAKKSLSRLEKQNN
- a CDS encoding excinuclease ABC subunit C; this translates as MTYEEFKLFATGITTEPGVYRFLDSKGVILYVGKAKNLKNRLNSYFGDKKYITGKTKALTKSAHKIEFTIVETEHDALLLEATLIKKNQPRYNVMLKDGKTYSYICIKNEPFPRVLFTRKIIKDGSVYFGPYTSKFRTEVILELIKGLFPLRSCALNLNPNLIAKNKYKVCLEYHIKNCMGPCEHFESEIQYNERIFQIKNILKGHFKPVKEFIKFQMNKYAETLDFEKAQLWKLKLSAFEDYQSKSTVVSHTIQDVDVFSVASDDETVYINFMKVIQGAINQTITIEATKNLDDDLAKILTLAIQKIREQFNSIAPEIIVPMQVETIENQVSITVPLRGDKKKLLDLSQKNAQYFLMQKKREAMNKTAKQSPAERILTTLKTELSMTSIPLHIECFDNSNIQGTNPVSACVVFKNAKPSKKDYRHYNIKTVVGPNDFASMEEVIYRRYKRLKDEGQTFPQLIIIDGGKGQLSSAMKAIDELQLRNQFTVIGIAKKLEEIYFPDDPVPLHINKKSESLKLIQQLRNEAHRFGITFHRLKRSKSMITSELDQIKGIGTKSTKKLLSHFGSVSNIKTSTMEDITAIVGASMAQKLIEFFNHKSD
- the dnaB gene encoding replicative DNA helicase, coding for MENQTKPSNKSMSVVSGKLPVDFSNLAYERLQPQAINLEEAVLGAVMLDKDAISIAMEILRPESFYKSAHATIFKVMIKLFDLSQPVDLLTVSEQLRKAEELENVGGLPYILELSNKVTSSANVEYYARIVAQKYIQRELIRVSTLIIKDSFEDTKDVLDMLDQAEQNLYEITDKNLRRGYESVGSLARKAQKQLETLAGSTEGITGIPSGFPDLDKLTSGWQKSNLIIIAARPGMGKTSFTLALARNAAMDYKRPVALFSLEMNNLELVNRLISMEAEIEGGKMRNAKLEEYEWTQLNFAIEKLSDAPLYIDDTPSLNVFELRAKCRRLHQNHGVSMVIIDYLQLMTIGSNDKRSSREQEISSISRALKGLAKELNIPVIALSQLNRAAETNTGNKRPQLSHLRESGAIEQDADMVMFIYRPDYYDLEEQAETVRGMTELIIAKHRNGATDTVKMMFKEQYAKFIPYTDEHTMFGGSTTPNVRIIPSRINEEDTIPF
- a CDS encoding ABC transporter permease; the protein is MNKINLIINREYLTRVKNKKFILTTLLTPLGFLLFFVVVGVIFSYESKKNYRVVVSDQSTVELTLPTNTKRFEFSTSNEPLDSLKAKFQRNELDAILVLPRFAGADVKNYTAYYYSDKPLDIEMESRLNKYLATGMRNHKIKILNLNNSELDKLETEITIDPEPISPDVSDKSSYTSKIATVIGGAMGYIIFFIIFLYGAMVMRSVTEEKINRIVEVIISSVKPTELMLGKIIGVGLVGLTQLAIWTIMIPIIFIVGIHIAGFNPEEIKAAADTLPNNNLNQAEEMSMIIHEIGNLNWLKIIFIFVLYFLGGYFVYAALFAAIGAAVGDDINDSQSLTILITIPIILAIYIMFQAIREPDSALALFASIFPLFSPIVMPALIPFDPPLWQIGLSLLTLILFAYFVVFIAGRIFRTGILMYGKKATIKEIMKWMFAKQ